In Astatotilapia calliptera chromosome 23, fAstCal1.2, whole genome shotgun sequence, a genomic segment contains:
- the LOC113016324 gene encoding zinc finger BED domain-containing protein 1-like codes for MTEEERIQPAPAAFKADVWTYFGFRTKEGSKDYDKSYAVCKICTARVKYSGNTTNLRTHVSRHHSDVASNANFKTKRGDSSQRTIEEVNFSKLPATSTRATKITQSVLVFICKDMRPLSVVENKGFRNMIKTLEPRYTVPSRQHITDIALPKLYQEVKATVLDSLNSAETVALTCDAWTSRATESYVTVTAHHITDQWNLQSHVLQTRAMHDSHTGEHIAALLTDAVAEWGLNAKDLVVVTDNAPNMVLAARLAGMTHIQCFAHSLNLASQKALKIQSVVRLLGRIRRVTAFFRRSTTASNQLKQKQCLLQLPAHRLITDIITRWNSSYDMIERFLEQQPAICAALLSAEVRKSEKEIFTLSESDITCAEEVVRALKPMKDATLVMSEESAKLVMGAQESVDDTPTVRDIKTAIAEDLGKRYVNERETLWMASTVDPRFKDLPFLSEAETSETYSRMLDTVVTVIKKEENQQKNEETDKQVEEENATEEAHHQHIKDNFDSIPRPPLKRQRTSCALVDLLGATFASTSDNTAPKSEHDVAAAEIKRYRDETPLPLTGNPLSWWKDHEQEYPQLSKVARSFLCIPGTSVSAERVFSSAGDIVNAQRSVLRADHVDQLVFLHKNLEIEK; via the exons ATGACTGAAGAGGAGAGGATACAGCCGGCCCCCGCAGCTTTCAAAGCTGATGTGTGGACTTATTTTGGATTTAGGACAAAAGAAGGCAGTAAAGACTATGACAAGAGCTATGCAGTCTGTAAAATCTGCACCGCCAGAGTCAAATATTCCGGTAACACAACAAATTTACGAACACACGTGTCTAGACACCATAGCGACGTAGCGTCAAATgctaattttaaaacaaaacgaGGTGATTCCTCTCAACGGACAATTGAAGAAGTTAACTTTTCGAAACTACCAGCAACTTCAACTCGTGCAACAAAAATAACGCAGTCagtacttgtttttatttgcaaagaCATGCGCCCCCTGAGTGTTGTGGAGAATAAAGGATTTCGTAATATGATTAAAACGCTGGAGCCCCGTTACACCGTTCCTTCTCGACAACACATCACGGACATCGCTCTGCCAAAGTTGTACCAAGAAGTCAAAGCGACAGTGCTGGACTCTCTCAACTCGGCTGAGACAGTTGCTCTGACATGCGACGCTTGGACTTCGAGAGCCACTGAATCGTACGTAACTGTTACAGCACATCACATAACAGACCAGTGGAACCTTCAGTCTCATGTACTACAAACCCGAGCCATGCATGACAGTCACACAGGTGAGCACATTGCAGCGTTACTAACTGACGCTGTGGCTGAATGGGGATTGAACGCAAAGGACCTTGTTGTTGTTACCGATAATGCACCAAACATGGTTCTCGCGGCTAGACTTGCAGGCATGACGCACATACAATGTTTTGCACACAGTCTGAATCTCGCCTCACAGAAAGCACTGAAAATACAATCCGTGGTGCGACTTCTCGGGAGGATCCGACGTGTAACAGCCTTTTTCAGGCGCAGCACCACAGCCAGCAACCAGTTGAAGCAGAAACAGTGCCTCCTTCAGCTACCAGCTCACAGATTGATCACGGACATAATTACAAGATGGAACAGCTCCTATGATATGATAGAACGATTTTTAGAACAGCAACCAGCCATCTGTGCAGCTCTGCTTTCTGCAGAAGTTAggaagagtgaaaaagaaattttCACATTAAGTGAGTctgacatcacatgtgcagaagAAGTTGTCAGGGCACTCAAGCCTATGAAGGACGCCACCCTGGTGATGTCAGAGGAGAGTGCCAAGCTTGTGATGGGTGCACAAGAAAGTGTTGATGATACACCGACAGTAAGGGACATTAAGACTGCCATAGCAGAAGATCTGGGAAAGAGATATGTAAATGAGAGGGAGACACTATGGATGGCATCAACTGTTGATCCTCGGTTTAAGGACCTGCCCTTCCTGTCTGAAGCAGAGACCAGTGAGACCTATTCCAGAATGTTGGACACTGTGGTGACTGTgataaagaaggaagaaaat cagcaAAAGAATGAGGAGACTGACAAACAGGTGGAGGAAGAGAATGCCACAGAGGAGGCTCATCACCAACATATCAAAGACAACTTTGACTCCATCCCTCGGCCACCCCTAAAAAGACAGAGGACCTCATGTGCATTGGTGGACTTGCTCGGAGCTACGTTTGCCTCTACTAGTGACAATACTGCACCAAAATCAGAACATGATGTTGCTGCAGCTGAGATCAAGAGGTATAGAGATGAGACCCCTTTGCCTCTCACAGGAAATCCTCTCAGTTGGTGGAAGGACCATGAACAGGAATACCCTCAGCTATCCAAAGTAGCAAGGAGTTTCCTATGCATTCCTGGAACAAGTGTCTCTGCAGAGAGAGTTTTCTCCTCTGCAGGAGACATAGTAAATGCACAGAGAAGTGTCCTGAGAGCTGACCATGTCGATCAGCTTGTATTCCTGCACAAAAATCtggaaattgaaaaataa